CGGGCTTCGGAGCTACCCGGAGGCGCCGGAGCGGAACACCGAAACCACCCCTACCGGCCTGACATCGTCCCTCAGCCAGTCGGTCGCCCTGGTGCCCGTGCAACCCGGCACCATGACCCTGCCGGCCATTCGTATTCCCTGGTGGGACACCGAGGCCGACCGTGAGCGCGTCGCCGTCATTCCCGCGCGGACCCTCATGGTAACTGACGCCGGGACGGCGCCGAACACCAACGTCCCGGCAGATGCTGCTACAACCAGCGCCAATCCGGACACCCCGGAAAAAGAAAACGCCAGTTCAGCGCAGAATGCGTCGGCAACCGACAACCCGTGGCTTTGGACCAGTCTGGGCCTGGCGTTGCTATGGCTGATCACGGCTCTGGCCTGGTGGTACTCCCGCAAGCATTATCGCCAGCGCGACACCAGCCCCGGCGGGGCCGTGCACGATACCAACGAACGGGCAGTTTTTGAACGGCTGATCCGGGCCGCCCGTGACGGGTCGCCAGCGGCGCCAGAGCTACTGGTGGCCTGGGCCAACCTGAAGGCGCCCGGGCGGGGCTTCCATTCGGCTACCGAGGTAGCCCAATACTTCGGGCACAACACGCTGCTCTCGGAAATCCGAAACCTTCAGGCCCGGCTGTTTGCGCCCGATCAGAGCGGGCAGGAACCGGCCCCATGGGACGGACGGCCGCTGGCAAAATCACTTCAGGAAATACGGCAATCTCAGGCAACCGACGAGGCCCCCGATCTGCCACCGTTGTACCCACGAGGCCTCGGCTGACGCCGTCCGGGGGCCTCCCGGCGGCCATCAGTCAATCAGTTGCTGATCAATTACCAACTCAACGGGCGCACCCTGTTCTTCGACTACGGGTACCGGGGAATCGGTGCTGCCCTGCCAGTCACCGGCCTGAGCGGCAACGTTACCAGAGCGGCTGAGCCTGGCAGTCAGCATCACTTCACGGGCACCGGAAATACTGGCCTGGGGCGACATGGCGTAACGATCGTCCAGGCGAATTTCTGCCGGTAGCTGCGCCGCCGTCAGCCGAGCCACCGCCAGGGGCGGCCCTTGCCTGCTCCCCGCTTCGCGGGCGAACACAAACAGCGTGGTGTCGTCCGGCACCTGGCCCTTAAAATTATCAGCCAGCGTTACCTGAACAGTGACCCCCGGGCCAGAAGGCCCAGGCTCGCCTTTCGGCGCGGGTGGCTGTTCACCCAGGCGGGTATAGGCCTCGCGAATTCCCTCACGGATGGACGGCAACTGGGGGTGATCCGGGGCAACCGTTTCAATCCGCTCCCAGTAGCGGATGGCCTCGCGATAGTTGTCCTGGCTGAAGGCATTGATACCCAGCAAACCCAGGGCATTCACCTCGTCCGGATTCAGCTGGCGGGCCTGGTCGATGGCGGCTCGTACTTCATCGGTCATCGTGCCCTGGCTTTGAAAGAACAGTGCCTGGGCGGCCAATCCGTAAGCGACCGCCTGGGCGCGCTGGTCCCCGTTGACGTTGGTGGCCAGTTGCCGGAAGGCCCAGGCCGCGTCTTCATAGTTCTCCAGGCGCATATAGGTCCTGCCGAGCATGGCCCAGCCTTCCGGATTGTCCGGGCTGGCCAGCAAGCGCTCCCTCAGTTGCTGCGACAGGTCGGCCATCTGGGCCTGTCGCGCCTCATCGGAGCTGGCCATATTCTGCATGGTGAGGAATTGCTCCACGCGGTCCATCGCGCCCCAGCGCTCATAAAGGAAAACCGCGGCGGCAGGAATCAGCAGGATCGACACCAGAGCCACCGCCATGGCACTTTTCCGGCCGCTTACCAGCGGCCGGGCGGTCATGTTCTCGGGCACATCGTCAAGCATGCTGCCAGCCAGTTCTTCCTTAAGCTGACGGTAGTTGTCGTCATCCAGGATGCCGGCGTCGTATTCATCGTCCAGTTCCTTCATCCTCGAGCGGTAGGCCATCAGGTTCTGGTTTTTCAGATCGGCCTGCTTTCTCGCGCTGGTCCTGTGGAAAAACACCGGATAGAGCACGAACGCCAGGGCCAGGATGATAAGTACCGTTGCGGCAATCCAGAAAGTGTCGGTCATTGAGTCTCAGTCACAGATTCAGAATGTTTCAATGGGAGAAGGGCTTACAAACCATCGCCTGTCGCCGGGGTGTGCTTTTGTCAATCAGGAGCGGCGCTGCTCGTCGCCGTCCGCAAGCATACGATCGGCCCGGGCTTTTTCTTCGTCGCTCAGGGCTGGCCGTCCGGCAGAAACGCGGCGCCCACGGATCACAACGCCAATCACCACCAGCAATCCGCCCAACACGGCAATGGCAGGCGTTGCCCACAGCAGGAAGGTACGGCTGTCGAGCTCAGGCTTGTAGCGAACGAATTCACCGAAGCGTGCCACCAGTGCCTGAGTAATCTCTTGATTGCTCGCGCCGTCCTGCATCATGCGGTACACCTCATCCCGCATATCCTTGGCAATGGGCGCGTTGGAATCTGCAATGTTCTGGTTCTGGCACTTCGGGCAACGCAGCTCCGAAATCAGGTCCTGGTAACGCTGTTCCTCGGCCCGGTCTGCAAAATCATAGACATCGGCTACTTCGGCCATCGCGCCGGACGCAAAGAGCAGAACCAGGGCAACGATCAGACTGCGGGCCATCATCCGTTCCCCCGCGCCTCGTTCACCACCGGCAGCAGGGTCTGCTCCCAGACGGTCTCGTTGACAACACCCACGTGGCGGTACCGGACCACGCCAGAGGCGTCGATCACGAAGGTTTCCGGCGCGCCGTAGACGCCCAGATCAAACCCCAGTGTGCCCCTGGGATCGTAGATAACGCTCCGGTACGGATCGCCCAGGCGGTCCAGCCAGGCCAACGCCTCTTCCCGGTCATCCTTGTAGTTCAGGCCAATAATGGCCACGTTCTTTTCCTTCGCCAGCCACATGAGGTCGTCATGCTCGTCCCGGCAGGCCGGGCACCAGGTTCCCCAGACATTCAGCAGGGTGACCTGGCCCCGGAAAAGCTCGCTGGTCAGTTGAACCTCGGGATCGTGCAGGTCCTTGAGACTGAATTCCGGCACGGGCTTGCCCACCAGCACCGATTCCAGTCTGGTCGGATCTTTGCCGATTCCGGCAAACAGGACAATCCCGATAACCAGGGCAACCAGCAAAGGCAGGAACAACAGAAAGCGCTTCATGAAACCGCTCCCGCCGAGGCGCCGGATCCGCTATCAGAGACCGGGGACGGCGCCCGCTCCGAGGCACTCTCCTTGATACGGTAACGGCGATCGGCAATGGCCAGGAAGCCACCCGCCGCCATGAACAGAGCGCCCAGCCACAGCCAGCGTACCAACGGCTTGTACTGTAGCCGTATGGCCCAGGCCTCATCGGTAATACGCTCGCCAATGGCCACGAAAATATCCCGGAACAGACCGGCATCAATGTCGGCCTCGGTCATCACACTCATGCCCACCGGATATTGGCGCTTCTCCGGGTGCAGAACCGCGATGCGCTCGCCGTCCAGCATCACCTCGAAGGTGCCGTACTGGGCGCTGAAGTTGGGGCCCTGCCGGGCGCCGATGTCTTTGAACGCAAACTGATAATCCCCCACCTCTGCTACGTCTCCCGGCACCATACGGACATCCCTTTCGATGCCGTAGTTGGACACCACGGTGGCACCGGCCATGGTAATCGCCAGACCCAGGTGGCCCAGAACCATGCCGTAGTAACTGCGGGATTGTCTTTTGAGTCCGTGCAGGCGTCCTTTGCGCGAGGACGACTTGTCCCACAGATCCCAGAGGGTGGCCAACGTCACCCACAAAGCCGTGAACACGCCAATGAACGCCCAGGGCTTGAATCCACCATAACCAATCAGAACGGCCGTGGTAGCGAGGGTGCTGACAGCCAGAGGCCAGAGCAGCTTGCGCGCCAGCCAGCCGCCGTCGGTTTTCTTCCAGCGGGAGAATATGCCGGCGCCCAGCAGCAAACCGGTGGCGACGGCCAGCGGGCTGAACGTCAGGTTGAAGAAGGGTTCGCCGATGGACAGCTTGCCCAGCTCCAGGTAGTCCAGAACCAGGGGGTACAGGGTGCCGACGGCGACCAGGAGCGTGGCGGACACCAGCAGCACATTATTCAGCAAGAGGAACACCTCCCGTGAGAGGGAGCCATAGCGGGAGCGCACATGAACAACTGGCGCCCGGAAGGCATAGAGGGCCAGGCTGGCAATCACTGTAACGGCCAGCAATCCCAGCAGGAAGGTGCCCCGCTCCGGGTCCGAGGCGAACGCATGAACCGAGGTGAGCACGCCGGAACGCACCAGGAAGGTACCCAACAGGCTGAGGGCAAAGGTGACGATGGCCAGAAGGACGGTCCAGCTTTTGAATACGCCGCGCTTTTCGGTCACCGCCAGCGAGTGCATCAGCGCGGTTCCAGACAACCAGGGCAACAACGAGGCGTTTTCAACCGGATCCCAGAACCACCAGCCGCCCCAGCCAAGCTCGTAATAGGCCCACCAGCTGCCGAGGGCAATACCCAGTGACAGGAAGGCCCATGCCACCGTGGTCCAGGGCCGGGACCAACGGGCCCAGGCCGCATCCAGCCGGCCATTGATCAGCGCGGCCACGGCAAAAGCAAAGGCCACCGCAAAACCAACGTACCCCATGTATAGCATGGGCGGATGCACGATGAGGCCAAAGTCCTGGAGCAGAGGGTTCAGGTCGGCGCCATCGGCGGGCACATTCGGCAGCAGGCGATCAAACGGGTTGGAGGTGATCACGATAAACAGCAGGAAACCGACGGTCACCATGCCCAGCACCGACAGCACCTGGGAAATCATCACCGACGGCAGACGGCGGCTGAAGATGGCCACGGCCAGGGTCCAGCCCGCCAGCATCAGGATCCAGAGCAACAGCGAGCCCTCATGACCGCCCCACACCGCACTGAACTTGTAGTACCAGGGCAGCATGCTGTTGCTGTTATTGGCCACGTAGGCAACCGAGAAGTCGTCGGTCACAAAGGCATGGGTCAGCACAGCGAACGCCAGACCTATGAACACAAACATGCCGGAGGCCAGGGGCCTGGCAAACGCCTGAAGATTGTCCCGGCCGGTCAGTGAGCCCGCCAGGGGTACCACGGAGAGGAGCACTGCCAGCAACAGCGCGAGAATCAGTGCGAGCTGTCCGAGTTCGGGATACATCAAAGCCCTCCAGAAGCCAGGCTGTCAGTTGAGTCGTTTAATAGGATACGGTGTCAGCAGCGCCACCGGCCTTGTGCTGTCCTTTGGACGCCTTTTCCAGGGCATCGGCCACCTCCGGTGGCATGTAGTTTTCATCATGCTTGGCCAGCACCTGGTCGGCGACAAAGCGGCCGTTGGCGTCCAGTCGTCCCATGGCCACAACACCCTGCCCCTCGGCAAACAGGTCCGGCAGAATACCGGTGTATTCAACCGGCACCGAGGCATTGAAATCCGTCACCCGGAACTCTACCCGAAGACTGTCCGGATCACGCTTTACCGAGCCCTCTTCCACCATTCCGCCGGCACGGATCCGCACATCCACCGGTGCTTCGCCGGCGGAGATCTGGGTGGGGTCGTAGAAGAGATTGATGTTCTGCCTCAGAGCGTAAGTGGTCAGCCCCACGGCCAACCCCAGCCCCAGTACCAGAAAAAGCACAATGGTCAGCCGTTTTTTACGGATAGGATGCATCAGATACCTGCCACTCAGTCTTGGGAAACCTTGATCCGGGTGAAGGCCGCCACCGGCTGTTGCGAGGCCTGCTGGCTGTGCCCGTCGGCCTGGTGCTCAAAGCCACGCCGACAGGACTCGATCGCAGCCCTTCTACGGCGGAGCGAGATGACCATCAAACCGGTCATCAGCAGAAAAAAAACGCCGTAGCACGCCCAGACATAGGGTCCATGACCCTCCATCACCACAAATGCCGAAAAGGAATCAAACGCCATTGGTCAGCCCCTCCCGGCCATCACGAATTCTTTTACCCAGCGGGTGCGCTGCTCCCGGAGCAGAATCTCGGTTTGCATGCGCAGACAGGCCAGCCAGCCAAACAGCAGGTACAGCCCCAGTACCGACAGCAGCAGAGGCACCCACATCTCCGCTGGCATGGCCGGCTTCTCGGTGAGCTTGAACGTGGAAGGCTGGTGCAGGGTATTCCACCACTCCACCGAATACTGGATGATCGGAATATTCACCACGCCCACAAGTACCAGCACGGCCACTGCCCGGGCTGCCGACTTCTCGTCGTTGATGGCCCGGTCAAGCGCGATCACACCACCGTATAGAAACAGCAGGATCAGCATGGAGGTCAGCCTTGCATCCCACACCCACCAGGTGCCCCAGGTGGGCTTTCCCCACACGGCACCGGTAAACAGAGACAGGAAGCAAAGAACCAGGCCCACAGGCGCCACCGCCTTCACAAAGACATCGGCCAGCTTCATGCGCCATACCAGGGTCACCACCGCGGCAACAGCCATCATGACATACACCGACTGGGCCAGAAACGCGGTGGGTACGTGGATGAAGATAATCCGGTAACTGTTGCCCTGCAGATAATCCTTGGGGGCAAACGCCAGCCCCCAGACAATGCCTGTCAGCAGCAGCGCGACGCCGCCAGCCAGCAGCCAGGGCATGAGCCGGGTCGCTATACCGAAGAACCACTTGGGCGAGCCCAGCTTGTGAAAAAATTGCCACATCAGATGGTCACCGTCTTACCGTAAGCTTGTTTCATCCGTTCGACAGGCTGATTCGAAGTGCCGCTGCCGACGCAAACGGTGCCAGGGTCAGTGCCAGCACCAGAAGAGCCCCCATCAGGGCCATATAGGCAGCCACCGGGGCGCCCTCTGCGGCCGAAGCCACGGTGCCCGTGCCGAAAATCAGCACGGGAATGTACAGCGGAATGATCAGCAGGGACAAGAGCACGCCTGCCGAGCGCAATCCAAGAGTCAATGCAGCGCCGATGGAACCGATCAGACTCAATACCGGTGTACCGATCAGCAGCGTTAGACACAAAACTCCGATGGAGTTCCCGTCCAGATGCACCATTACGCCGAGAACAGGCGCCAGGGCCACCAGCGGCAGCCCGGTGAGCACCCAGTGCGCCGCGGTTTTGGCCAGCACCAGCAAGAACAGCGGATGGGGCTGCAACACCAACTGCTCGAGGGTGCCGTCATCAAAATCGTGCCGGAACAGGTGATCCAGCGACAGCAGAACCGAGAGCAACGCCGCAACCCACAGGATACCTGCTCCGGCTTCCCTTAGAAATGACACTTCCGGACTGACTCCAAGGGGAAAAAGTGCCACTACCATTACGAAAAACAGCAAGGGATTGAGCAGATCCTGACGCTGTCGCAACGCCACTCGCAAATCCCGGCTGAAAACCGCAACCATGGCGGACAATACGCCCGGAGTCTCATGCTGGAGTGCTTCGAAAGGCCGGTTCGCCACGTTCATGAAACACCCCCTTCCCCGAGTGTTATGCGCTGCATACCCGGCAACTGGAGTTCGTGGTGGGTGGTCACCACTACCGCCCCACCCTCCGCCGCCCGCTGTTGAAGCAGCGATTCGATCGCACTGACGCCCTCCACGTCGATGGCGGTAAAGACTTCGTCCAGCAGCCAGAGCGGCTCATCCGCCACCAGCAAACGCGCCAGTGCAACCCGGCGTTGTTGGCCAGCAGACAGGGTGCGGCAGGGCACATCCTCGAAGCCCGCCAGCCCGGTACCCGCCAGCGCCTGACGCAGGACCTTTTCCGGCAGGGGCCGCCGCCCGGCGGTGAGCGCGCGCAGATTCTCGACCGGCGTCAGCAGCGCCTTGATGCCTGGCCGGTGGCCAAGGTAAAGGGTATTGCGCAGGAACGCTTCCCGGCTGGCAGACCTGGGCGCGCCGCACCAGAGAATTTGCCCTGACCAGGCGTCGTTGAGGCCGGCGAGAATCCGCAGAAGCGTCGTCTTGCCAGAGCCGTTGGGGCCCTCGACACGGGTGACCGTACCGGGCACTATGGAGAACGAAAGATCGCGGAAAAGTAATCGTTCATCCCGTTCGCACTGCAGGTCGACAGCCTGTAATAACGGCTCAGACATCAGGTCCCCGTAACCAGGACGATGCGCGTGTTGACGGCACCGGGTGTATTCACAGCCGCTGCCAGCGCTACCCTTGAGTCAGTGGCGAAACAGATGCGGCCGGCCGGCGCGGCGTATTATAGCGAAAGCCCGTGCCGATTACTCTTGTTCAACATCAATTCGGTGGCGATGAAACTACCCAGCGGACAACAGCCTCCGGCACCCCAGCCTCAGCCCGTGTCGACAACCAGAACCGGGCAGACACCGACCAGCGGTTCCGGCGAACCGGCCTCCGGTCCGGGCCAGGGCGGGCAGCCGATAACACCCGCCTCTGCGAGGCAACTGCTGGACCAGCTCCAGCTCGCCAACCGGGAAACCACGCTGGCCCGGGTGGCGGAAATCATTCAGCAACAGGGCGGCAAAGGCACTGACTTGCTGCTGGACGTGCGAGGCAAATCTCTGCTGGTTCAGGCCGCCACCGGTAAAACCGAGTTTGCCGCGGGCGACTGGGTCAAAGTGATGCGGGCCGGCAACGAGCTGCAACTGATGGGCAAACTGGCACCGGCTCCGGAGGCCGGAATAGCGCGGGCCATGGCGCAGCGATTGCCCTGGCAGCAGAGTCTGGACGCCGGGCTGGCACAATTACTGGGGGCTCTCAAACAGGGTCTGAAGCCGGATCCGTTGCCCGGCCAACTCCCCTCTACCCGCATACCCCAGCCTCTGCCGGAAGCGGCCCGGCAGGCCGTTGAACAGATGCTGTCCCGATTACCCGGCAGTACCAGCCTGTCGCCCGGCGACGGCACGCAGCCACAGGTCGCAAGGCAGGTGCGCCAGTGGCTGTCGGAAAGCGGCCTGTTTGCCGAATCCCGGCTGGCCCAGACCCCCTCAGCCCAGCTCCCCGATCTGAAGCTCGCCCTCGGGCGGATTGTGACCACCCTGCTGGCCCAGCAAGGACAACCTCCCGAGCAGTTCAACCGCCTCACTCCCCTGGCAACCGCGGATCTGATGCGGGCCCCTCTGCAATTTCCGCAACCTTTGACAACGCCCCAGCCAACAGCGAGCGGTGAGCCCGCCACAGTCGGGCAGATGCTCCGGCTGCTGGCCGGTATGCTGAACCGTATCACCGTCAACCAGTTGCACAGCCAGGCGCTCACGGCCCGAGGCGGTGCCGAGGCCGCTGCGCCGGCGTCCACACTGTTGCTCGACCTGCCCTGGCTTACCCCGCAAAATGAGCCCAGGCTGGCCCAGCTCAGGATTGAGCAATACCCGGAAAACAAGGAATCGGATCATAAGGCTGCGACCACGGCGGTTGCAGAATGGCGCCTGTCGCTGGCCATGGATCTGGACGAAGCAGGTCCTCTGCATTTCGACGTATCCCTGCGCCAGCAGTCCGTCAGTGCCAGGGTGTGGGCAGAAAAACAGAGCACGCTTCAACGGATCAACGAAGAACTGCCGCTGTTACGGCAGAGCCTCACCGACCTCGGTCTTGAAGTGTCGGATCTTGAATGCCGAAGGGGAACGCCTCAAGGCAGCGTTACCCGTCTGGAACATCGACTGGTGGATACCCGGGCATGAGCACAGATCAGGACTACAGCAGTCGCGCCGCAGTGGCGCTGCGTTATGATGGCGAGCGGGCCCCGACCATCAGCGCCACGGGCACCCACGAACTGGCCGAAGAGATCATTCGAATTGCCCGTGAACACGGCGTCCCGCTGTACGAGAACGCCGAATTGGCGAGCATCCTTGCCCGACTGTCGCTGAACGAGGAGATTCCGGAGTCACTGTACCGGGTAATTGCAGAGATCCTGGCGTTTGCCTTTCACATCCGGGGCTTCACGCCTGAGGACCGGAGGCCGGGGGCTAGGCCGCCTGACGCTTCCTGAGCGCTGACACCAGCTCGGCCTCGGGACGGGATATTCCGCACGTGTTCATAAGATCGTCGATATCAGCACCGAGATCAACCAGGCGTGAGGCTTCGTCGTAGGAAATGCGCAGCGGATCGTTCTGTCGCATCTCATCCAGGGTGCTGCGCAGTTCGTGGAGCTGACGCTCACAGGTGACGAGGCGTTGGCCCACGCCCATGCTGCCGCTGGCAGTAGCGTGCAGCTCACGACCAAGCGTATCGCAACGGTCTTTCAGTTGGGTGCGCAAGCTGCGGATCTGGCGCCGGTGCGAAAGCCCCTGTAAAAACACCAGGGACAGGGCGGCAACAGTCAGAGCCCAGGGAAGGTACGACGGAATTTCTACAAACATGACGGATGTCTCCCGTTTGTGACCACGGAAGGCATCCATCGGTTGGCACTGCGCAGGGTAGCCCCCTATTACAGTGCGGCGATTTCAGCCCATTCGTGATCTGACAGCATCTTGTCGAACTCGACCAGTATGATCAGTTCGCCATCCTTGTTGCACACGCCCTGGATAAACTTGGCACTTTCCTCGTTACCCACGTTCGGTGCGGTCTCAATTTCACTGGACTTCAGGTAAACCACTTCGGCCACCGAATCCACCAGAATACCCATGACCTGGTTTGCGGATTCCATCACCACAATCCGGGTGGCGTCGGTCACCTCTGCGTCGGCCAGGCCGAAACGGCGACGGGTATCAATGACCGTAACCACGTTACCCCGCAGGTTGATAATGCCGAGCACATAATCCGGGGCACCAGGAACCGGCGCAATCTCGGTGTATCTCAGCACCTCCTGGATCTGCATGACATTCAGACCATAAGTCTCATCATCCAGCCGGAAGGTAACGTATTGCAGTACCTGATCGTCCTGGGCCTGATTGGTTTTTCCGCTCGGGGATGCCATAGCGATGTTTCTCCTCTGGGGCTGCCCGGCGGGCAACCTGATCGTCAAAAAATTATCATCAGTGCCCAATACTATAGTTAAGGGCACAAACCGTGCCAGCAAGGCTCGGTTTCATTCGGTAACGGTTGTTTGCTTCAGCTCAAGTCCAGATGGTGCTCTCTTTCAGCCCTGATCAGCAAGTCGGCCATGGTGCGAACGTCAATCAGTGCGCACATATGATCAATAACGGTTCCTGCCAGCCAGGGGCGTTTGCTGCGGGCAGTCCGCCAGCGCACTTCGTCGGGCTTCAGCGTAAAGGACTGGGCGACATCGTCGCAGGCCAGGCCCCACTCGCTGTTATCGAGCCGGATCACGAATCGGTAATTGTCCCGGGCATTTTCCGGAACCCGCCCGGCCATGATCCACTCGGCTGTGTCTACCACCCGGAGGTTCTGGTCACGGTCGGCCCGAATGCCCATGTACCAGCGGGGGCTGCCGGGAATCGGGCGGATCTCATCCTCAATCCGGTGAATGGCGCCCAACAGGATTAATGGCACTGCCAGCTGCAGCCCTGCTACCGTAAAGATCAGGCACTCGAACGGCTTGTCCGACCACTCAGGGCGGGAGGGTGGCGCTACAGGTGCAGGCTCGGCCGGAGCTTTATCCAGTTTCTGCGCCACTGGCTCCGCAATGTGAGGGGCCACTGGCGTCTTTGGGCTGGCCGGTTCCGAAGGCTTCGCCCTGACCGGCCTGGCTGGTTCCGGCTTCGGTGCCGGTTTTTCGGCGGTAACGGCCGGGCGAGGTGCAGGAGCTGGTTTCGTTGCTGGCGCTTCCTGCACCAACGATTCGGATGTCTCCTCACGCCTGGCGGTATCCGTGGCGGTGTGAAGCAACTCATCGAGGTAACTGGCAATGGCGGATTCCGGGTCCGCCAGCCGTGTCAACTTTTCGTCAGCCATGCTGACGCTCCCTCACCTGGCCAACCCGCGACATCAGATCGTCCAGCAAGTGGCTGTAGGCTCGAACTCCATGGGTTTCAGCATCCTGAGCGGAGGGGACCACTCCTGCCTGGCTGGCGTCCCGGAACTTGGTATCCACCGGAATCGCAAACTGCCAGAGCGTGTCCCGGTATGTTTTCCGCAACAGGTTGAGGCTTTTCACCGAGGCCTGGGTACGTCGGTCGTACAGGGTGGGCACGATGGTGTAGGCAAGTGAATTCTTCTGCGAGCGCATGATCATCTGAAGCGTGTGCAACATCCGCTCCAAGCCCTTGATGGCCAGGAACTCCGTTTGCACTGGAATAATAAGGTGCTGGGCCGCCGCGAGGGCATTGACCATCAGCACGCCGAGCGAGGGCGTATTGTCCAGCAGCACATAGTCAAAGTCGTCCCACAGCTGGGTCAATGCCCGGGACACAATCAACCCCATTCCCTCAACACCAATCATACGGCGCTCGAGAGTCGCCAGCGCCGCGCTGGCTGGCAGCAGGGACAGTCCCTTGCAGCTGGTTTCCGTAATCAATTGGGCTGGCAGACCCTGTGGCACCTTGCCCTGGTGCTGGAAGAGGTCGAAGACGCTGTGAGCAATGGTGTCAGGGTCGTAACCGAACCAACTGGTCAGCGAGCCGTGGGGATCGAGGTCGACGACAAGTACCCGCTTGCCCCGTTCGGCAAGCAATCCGCCGAGGGTGACCACGGTTGTCGTCTTACCCACACCACCTTTCTGATTGGCTACTGCCCAGATTCGCACGCTTTGGTTCTCCAGAAGACAGGTCATTTCGCCGACAGCCCGCGGCGCGTACCTGAGGGGTTATCGGCCAGTCTGCGGGCAACTTGAACGAGCGGCGAACAGGAATACCGGCAAGCGGTTGCCGTCGTTTGATATTAACCGGGAGTAATACAGGAACCATGCCAACCGGGATATACGCATCTGCCGAGGAGAACTGTCAGCGCATTGCGCCCCGGATGCTGGCATCCCGCGAAATCAGCAATACCACCCGGCGATTCCTTTGCCGTCCTGTCTCGGTGTCATTACGGGCTACCGGCTGGTATTGGCCATAGCCAACGGCCGCCAGCCGTTCCGGCTCGATACCTTCCATCACCAGCATTCGGACAACCGCCGCCGCCCTGGCCGCGGACAGTTCCCAGTTGGATGGAAAGCGGGATGTGTTGATGGGCTGGTTATCGGTAAAGCCCTCAACCTTGACGGCGTTGTCCCGGTTATTCAGCACCGTGGCAATCTTCTCAACCACTTCAAAGGCATCGTAATGAGGCTCGGCGTCGCCACTGCCAAACAACAGGCTGTTCGGCAGATTGAGCTCAAGCCAGCGGTCACTGGTCTCCAGGGTCACCACCCCCTGATTGATCAGCTCATCAAATTCCAGTGCCAACTG
The nucleotide sequence above comes from Marinobacter gudaonensis. Encoded proteins:
- the ccmB gene encoding heme exporter protein CcmB produces the protein MNVANRPFEALQHETPGVLSAMVAVFSRDLRVALRQRQDLLNPLLFFVMVVALFPLGVSPEVSFLREAGAGILWVAALLSVLLSLDHLFRHDFDDGTLEQLVLQPHPLFLLVLAKTAAHWVLTGLPLVALAPVLGVMVHLDGNSIGVLCLTLLIGTPVLSLIGSIGAALTLGLRSAGVLLSLLIIPLYIPVLIFGTGTVASAAEGAPVAAYMALMGALLVLALTLAPFASAAALRISLSNG
- the ccmI gene encoding c-type cytochrome biogenesis protein CcmI, whose product is MTDTFWIAATVLIILALAFVLYPVFFHRTSARKQADLKNQNLMAYRSRMKELDDEYDAGILDDDNYRQLKEELAGSMLDDVPENMTARPLVSGRKSAMAVALVSILLIPAAAVFLYERWGAMDRVEQFLTMQNMASSDEARQAQMADLSQQLRERLLASPDNPEGWAMLGRTYMRLENYEDAAWAFRQLATNVNGDQRAQAVAYGLAAQALFFQSQGTMTDEVRAAIDQARQLNPDEVNALGLLGINAFSQDNYREAIRYWERIETVAPDHPQLPSIREGIREAYTRLGEQPPAPKGEPGPSGPGVTVQVTLADNFKGQVPDDTTLFVFAREAGSRQGPPLAVARLTAAQLPAEIRLDDRYAMSPQASISGAREVMLTARLSRSGNVAAQAGDWQGSTDSPVPVVEEQGAPVELVIDQQLID
- a CDS encoding heme lyase CcmF/NrfE family subunit, coding for MYPELGQLALILALLLAVLLSVVPLAGSLTGRDNLQAFARPLASGMFVFIGLAFAVLTHAFVTDDFSVAYVANNSNSMLPWYYKFSAVWGGHEGSLLLWILMLAGWTLAVAIFSRRLPSVMISQVLSVLGMVTVGFLLFIVITSNPFDRLLPNVPADGADLNPLLQDFGLIVHPPMLYMGYVGFAVAFAFAVAALINGRLDAAWARWSRPWTTVAWAFLSLGIALGSWWAYYELGWGGWWFWDPVENASLLPWLSGTALMHSLAVTEKRGVFKSWTVLLAIVTFALSLLGTFLVRSGVLTSVHAFASDPERGTFLLGLLAVTVIASLALYAFRAPVVHVRSRYGSLSREVFLLLNNVLLVSATLLVAVGTLYPLVLDYLELGKLSIGEPFFNLTFSPLAVATGLLLGAGIFSRWKKTDGGWLARKLLWPLAVSTLATTAVLIGYGGFKPWAFIGVFTALWVTLATLWDLWDKSSSRKGRLHGLKRQSRSYYGMVLGHLGLAITMAGATVVSNYGIERDVRMVPGDVAEVGDYQFAFKDIGARQGPNFSAQYGTFEVMLDGERIAVLHPEKRQYPVGMSVMTEADIDAGLFRDIFVAIGERITDEAWAIRLQYKPLVRWLWLGALFMAAGGFLAIADRRYRIKESASERAPSPVSDSGSGASAGAVS
- a CDS encoding cytochrome c-type biogenesis protein, translating into MARSLIVALVLLFASGAMAEVADVYDFADRAEEQRYQDLISELRCPKCQNQNIADSNAPIAKDMRDEVYRMMQDGASNQEITQALVARFGEFVRYKPELDSRTFLLWATPAIAVLGGLLVVIGVVIRGRRVSAGRPALSDEEKARADRMLADGDEQRRS
- the ccmE gene encoding cytochrome c maturation protein CcmE; this encodes MHPIRKKRLTIVLFLVLGLGLAVGLTTYALRQNINLFYDPTQISAGEAPVDVRIRAGGMVEEGSVKRDPDSLRVEFRVTDFNASVPVEYTGILPDLFAEGQGVVAMGRLDANGRFVADQVLAKHDENYMPPEVADALEKASKGQHKAGGAADTVSY
- the ccmD gene encoding heme exporter protein CcmD — translated: MAFDSFSAFVVMEGHGPYVWACYGVFFLLMTGLMVISLRRRRAAIESCRRGFEHQADGHSQQASQQPVAAFTRIKVSQD
- the ccmC gene encoding heme ABC transporter permease CcmC encodes the protein MWQFFHKLGSPKWFFGIATRLMPWLLAGGVALLLTGIVWGLAFAPKDYLQGNSYRIIFIHVPTAFLAQSVYVMMAVAAVVTLVWRMKLADVFVKAVAPVGLVLCFLSLFTGAVWGKPTWGTWWVWDARLTSMLILLFLYGGVIALDRAINDEKSAARAVAVLVLVGVVNIPIIQYSVEWWNTLHQPSTFKLTEKPAMPAEMWVPLLLSVLGLYLLFGWLACLRMQTEILLREQRTRWVKEFVMAGRG
- a CDS encoding DsbE family thiol:disulfide interchange protein; protein product: MKRFLLFLPLLVALVIGIVLFAGIGKDPTRLESVLVGKPVPEFSLKDLHDPEVQLTSELFRGQVTLLNVWGTWCPACRDEHDDLMWLAKEKNVAIIGLNYKDDREEALAWLDRLGDPYRSVIYDPRGTLGFDLGVYGAPETFVIDASGVVRYRHVGVVNETVWEQTLLPVVNEARGNG